The Sphingomonas sp. KR3-1 genomic interval AGCGCACCGTCTCCACCCCCACCCCACCCGCATCCGCGAGCTTTCCGATTGTCAGCGACATGCCTTGACTCCGTACCATGGTACGGACCCTATATGGCCTGCATGAGCGAGAATGCAAAGCGCGCGACACTGGTTCGCATGGTGATGCCCGACCATGTCTGCCCCTATGGCCTCAAGTCGAAATGGCAGCTCGAGCGGCACGGCTATGTGGTGGACGACCGCTGGCTGACGACGCGGGAGGCGACCGATGCGTTCAAGGCCGAGCACGGCGTGCGGACCACGCCGCAGACCTTCATCGACGGCACGCGGATCGGCGGGAATGACGATTTGACGCGCTTCTTCGGCGGCACCGTCGCCGCGCCGGGGGCGACGAGCTACACGCCGGTGATCGCGCTGTTCGGGATGACCGCGGCGCTGGCGCTGGCGGCGAGCTTTGCCGTGACGGGATCGCCGTTCACCGTGCGCGCCGCGGAGTGGTTCGTCAGCTTCAGCATGTGCGTGCTGGCGATGCTCAAGCTGCAGGACCTCGAGAAATTCTCGTCGATGTTCCTCAACTATGACCTGCTGGCGAAGCGCTGGATTCCTTATGCCTACGCATATCCGTTCCTCGAGGGGCTGGCGGGCGTGCTGATGGCTGCGGGGGCGCTGACCTGGTTCGCGGCGCCGCTGGGGCTGGCGATCGGCGGGATCGGCGCGGTATCGGTGTTCAAGGCGGTCTACGTCGACCGGCGGACGCTCAAATGCGCGTGCGTGGGCGGGAGCAGCAACGTGCCGCTCGGCTTCGTATCGCTGACCGAGAACCTGTTCATGATCGGCATGGCGGTGTGGATGCTGGCCAGGCCGGCCGGGATGGGCCAGGGATTGGGGATGTGAGGATGAAGACGCTGCTGCTCGCCACTGCGGCGCTGCTCGCGCCCCTGCCCGCCTTCGCGCAGGATCATTCGGGGCATGCGATGCCGGGCATGGAGATGCCGGCGCCGGCGCCGGCGCCCGCCCCGGCCCCGCGGGATCATTCGATGCACGACATGCCGGATATGGGCGCGGCGCCGGTCGTCGAGTTGCGGACGGTGACCGAAGTCACTGGCATCCCGACCCGGGCCGCCGGATCGGGCACGTCGCTGTTGCCGGCGAGCGACGGCATGAATGGCGGCTTCCACGTGATGGCCGGCGACTGGATGCTGATGGCGATGGGATCGGCGAGCCTGGCCTATACCAACCAGGGCGGGCCGCACGGCGACAATGCTGTCTATACCGCCAACATGGCCATGCTTCAGGCGATGCGGACCTGGGAGGGCGGCACGGCGCTGACCTTCGACGTGATGGGCAGCCTCGACGCGGTGAACGGCCAGGGCGGTTACCCCAATCTCTTCGCCACCGGCGAGACTGCGCATGGCCAACCGCTGGTCGATCGCCAGCATCCGCATGACCTGTTCATGGAGCTGACCGCCCGGCTCGACGTGCCACTGGGCGGCGGCGTCACCGGCTTCGTTTATGGCGGTCCGGTGGGCGAGCCGGCGCTGGGGCCCGCGGCCTTCGTCCACCGCAAATCGGCGCGCTATCTGCCGCTGTCGCCGATCAGCCACCATTGGTTCGACAGCACGCATATCAGCTACGGCGTGGTCACCGGCGGGATCGCCACCAACGGCGTGCAGATCGAAGCCTCGGCATTCAGGGGCCGCGAGCCTGACGAGAATCGCTGGGATATCGAGAGCCCCAGGCTCGACAGCTGGAGCGTGCGCGCGACCTGGATGCCGACGCCCAACTGGGTGGTGCAGGCGAGCCATGGCCGGCTGACAGATCCCGAGGAAATGCATCCCGGCCAGGACGAGAACCGCACCACCGCCAGCGTCAACTATGGCCGGCGCGGCGTCTCGGCGATGCTCGCCTTCTCGGCCAAGGACCGCGTGCCCGGCGATACGCTGACCGCCTGGCTGGCCGAGGCGAACTGGGATCTGGGCCGGCATCACAGCCTGTTCGGGCGAGTGGAGAATGTCGCCAATGACGAGCTGTTCCCCGACCATGCCGACCCGCTGCACGACCAGAAATTCCGGGTGACGCGGTTCGAGGGCGGCTATGCCTATCGCATCCCGCTTGCCGACACGGGCGAGGTGGCGCTGGGCGGATCGCTCGCCGCCTATGCCAAGCCCGATGCGCTCGATGCCGCCTATGGCAGGGCGCCGCTCAGCTACACGCTGTTTGCCCGGCTGGGCCTCGGCATGTAACGACTTTCGCCGGCAACAATTGGCTGGCAGGGGCCCGAACATGCGCTGGTATTCGAAGATCGCCGCCGCGGCCCTTGCCGCCTCGCTTCCGCTCTATTGGAGCGCGCCCGCCGCCGCGCAGACCGCGGCCGCCGCGCCCGCCGCGGAGCAGCGCGCGCCGGTGACGATCCTCGTCTCGATCGACGGCTTCCGCGCCGACTATCTCGGCCGCGGCGTCACTCCGGTGCTCACCCGCCTCGCCACCGGCGGCGCCACCGGGCCGATGCACCCGAGCTTCCCGTCCAAGACCTTCCCCAATCACTGGACGATTGTCACCGGCCTCTATCCCGATCATCACGGCATCACCGCCAACAAGATGGAGGACGCCGCACGGCCGGACGAGACCTTCACGATGGAAAGCGACGATCCCTTCTGGTGGAACGCCGCCGAGCCGATCTGGGTGGATGCCGAGAAGGCGGGGATCCGCGCCGGCACGATGTTCTGGCCGGGCGCCAATGTCGCGATCGGCGGCACCCGCGCGGCGGACTGGCCGCACACGCTGACCGGCGGCACCCGGCCCGAGGACTGGGCCCAGTTCAACCAGGCGATCACCGGCGCCCAGCGCGTCAACGGCGTGCTCGACTGGCTGCGCCGCCCGGCCGCGATCCGCCCGAAGCTGGTCACGCTCTATTTCGACACGGTCGATACCGCCGGCCACACCTATGGCCCCGACGATGCGCGCACCACCGATGCGGTCGCCGAGGTCGACAGGCAGATCGGCATGCTGGTCGACGGCCTGAAGGCGCTCGGCCAGCCGGCGAACCTGGTGATCGTCGCCGATCACGGCATGGCGGCGACCAGCGGCCAGCGCACCGTGGTGGCAACCGACGGGCTCGCGCCCGACGACTATCACCTGGTCGAGGCTGGCCCCTATCTCAGCCTCACCCCCGCCCCCGGCAAGACCGCCAAGGTCGAGAAGGCGATGCTCGGCAAGCACGCGCACTACGAATGCTGGCGCAAGGCCGAGATCCCGGCGCGCTTCCACTACGGCACCAATGCGCGCATCCCGGCGATCTTCTGCCTGGGCGAGACCGGCTGGCTGGTCAGCAACAAGCCGGGCAAGGCCAAGGAAAGCGGCGGCAATCACGGCTTCGACAACATGGCGCCCGAGATGACGGCCTTGTTCATCGCCAACGGCCCTGCGTTCAAGCCGGGGGTGCTGCCCGCCTTCACCAATGTCGACGTCTATCCGCTGCTGCGCGACCTGATCGGGCTGCTGGCCAAGCCGGGCGTGGACGGGAGCGACGCGGTGTTCCGCGAGGTGCTGCGGCGATAGGGCTTGCGCCCTACCAGTTTTCATCCGAAACTGATTACATGCTCTATCTCGAAGACATCGAACCCGGCATGAAGCGCAGCTTCGGCCGCTATGCCGTGACGCACGAGGAAGTGCTCGACTTCGCGCACAAGTATGATCCGCAGCCCTTCCACCTCTCCGACGCAGGCGCGGCGCGCACGCATTTCGGGCGGCTGGCGGCGAGCGGCTGGCATACCTGCGCGATGACGATGTCGATGCTGGTGGCGCAGATGGCGGTCGAGCCCGAGGCGAGCCTGGGCGCGGCGGGGATCGACGAGCTGCGCTGGCTCAAGCCGGTCTATCCGGGCGACACGCTGCGCTGCGAGACCGAGATCCTCGAGGTGAAGCCCTCGCGCAGCCGGCCCGACATGGGCAGCCTGCGCAGCCAGATGACGACGTTCAACCAGCATGACGAACCGGTGCTGCGCTTCGTCGCGCTCGCGCTGATGCGGCGGCGGCCAGAGGCCGACTAGTCACCAAAGCTTCACCCCGGCGAAGGCCGGGGCCCAGCCTTGAAATTCACGCGCTTCGGCGCGTCTTCGCAGCGCACTGCTTAGTCTGGGCCCCGGCCTTCGCCGGGGAAAGAAAAGGCTCGAGCCCGGACCTAGTGCCCCTCGAACGCCACCAGCGCGTGGACGTCGATGCCGTCGCTGCGCAGCGCGTCGGCGCCGCCGAGGTCGGGCAGGTCGATGACGAACGCCGCCTGGGTGACTTCGGCGCCGGCCTTGCGCAGCAGGCGGACCGCGGCGCGGGCGGTGCCGCCGGTGGCGATCAGGTCGTCGATCAGCAGCACGCGGGCGCCGGGCGCGCAGGCATCGGCATGGATGGCGATCCGGTCGGTGCCATATTCGAGCGCATAATCCTCGGCGATCGTCGCGCCGGGCAGCTTGCCGTCCTTGCGGATCAGCAACATGCCCGCGCCGAGCTTGACCGCCAGCGCCGCGCCGAACAGGAAGCCGCGCGCCTCGATCCCGGCGACCAGGTCGATCTCGCCCTGCACCGCCTCGGCCATCCGGTCGATCGAGAGCTTCAGCCCCTCGGCATCGAGCAGCAGCGTGGTGATGTCGCGGAACAGGATGCCCGGCTTGGGGAAGTCGGGGATCGTCCGGATGCGTGCCCGGATATCGTCATTCGCTGCCATCGAAGCTGCTGCCTTTACATACAGGAATCCCGCCCTGGCCGGGGCCGGGGCGGGATTCGATTGGGTTGCCCCGCCGAGGCGGGATCAGTGCTTAACGCCGGCCCAGACCGAGCGATAGGCCCCGAAAGTGAGGATCGTGCCGAGGATCAGGAAGCCCAGCACCGCGAGGCCCGCGGCGTGGCGCGATTCCATCGTCGGCTCCGCGGTCCACACCAGGAAGGCCGCGACGTCCTTGGCCATCTGCTCCTTGGTGGCGCGAGTGCCGTCCGAATACTGGACCTGCCCGTCGGCAGTCAGCGGCGGCGGCATCGCGATGTTGAGGTTCGCGAAATAGGGATTGAAGTGCATGCCGTCCGGCGTCTTGGCGAACTCGGGGAACTTCGCCACCGCCGCGGCCGAGGGCTTCTCGTCATAGCCGGTGAGCAGCGAGTAGACATAGGCCGGGCCCTCGTGCCGCGCCTTGGTGATCAGGCTGAGGTCCGGGGGAGTGCCGGTGCCGGCATAATAGATCTTCGGGAAGCGATCCGCCGGCGTGTTGTCGCGGTCGCCCCAGGTGCCGCCCTTCTCGTCGAACACCGGGGTCTTGGCGTGGTTGGCGCCGAAGTCCTTGGCGATCTTCTTCACCTCGGCATCGGTGTAGCCGAGGTCCTTGAGGTTGCGGAACGAGACCAGGTTGAGCGAGTGGCACTGCGAGCAGACGTCCTGATAGACCTTGAAGCCGCGCTGGAGCTGCTGCCGGTCGAACTTGCCGAGCGGCCCGTCCGAGGCGAGGCTGAGCTCCTTCGGATGCTTGTGGATCATGTGCTCGGCAGTCGCCGCGGGCGGCTCCTGGATCAGGCCGACGACGGTCCACAGCAAGGCCCAGAGGAAGATGCCGACGAAGACGGCGCCGACCAGGAACTTGATCGATTTGATGACCAGTGAATTCATTGTCCCCAGTCCCCCTTACGCGCCGGTCTTGGCCAGCACGGCCTCGGTGATCGAGTTCGGCAGCGGCTTCGGCGTTTCATAGTGCGAGATCAGCGGCACGATGATCAGGAAGTGCGCGAAATAATAAGCCGCACCGATCTGGCTGAGGATCACGTAAAGCGGCTCGGCCGGCGAGCCGCCGCAATAGCCCAGCACCAGCACGTCGACGACCAGCACCCAGAAGGCGATCTTGTACGCCGGGCGATAGCTGCCCGAACGCACCGGCGACTTGTCGAGCCAGGGCAGGAAGAACAGGATCAGGATCGAGCCGAACATCGCCAGCACGCCCCACAGCTTCGCCGGCAGGATGAAGTTCGAGGTGCAGGCGCGCAGGATCGCGTAGAACGGCCAGAAATACCATTCGGGGACGATGTGCGCCGGCGTCGAGAGCGGGTTGGCCGGGATGTAGTTGTCCGGGTGGCCCAGATAGTCCGGCGCGAAGAAGATCAGCACCGAGAACAGGATCATGAACACGAACACGCCGAGGCCGTCCTTGGCCGTGTAATAGGGGTGGAACGGCACGGTATCCTGCTCGCCCTTCACTTCGACGCCCGTCGGGTTCGACGAGCCCGGGATGTGCAGCGCCCAGATGTGGAGGATCACCGCGCCCGCCACCACGAAGGGCAGCAGATAGTGCAGCGAGAAGAAGCGGTTGAGCGCGGCATCGTCCGGCGCATAACCGCCGAGCAGCCAGATGCGGATCCAGTCGCCGACCACCGGGATCGCCGAGAAGAAGCCGGTGATCACCTGCGCGCCCCAGAAGCTCATCTGCCCCCAGGGGAGCACATAGCCCATGAAGGCGGTGGCCATCAGCAGCAGGAAGATCACCACGCCGAGCAGCCACACCATCTCGCGCGGCGCCTTGTACGACCCGTAATAGAGGCCGCGGAACATGTGGACATAGACCACGATGAAGAACATCGACGCGCCATTGGCGTGCGCGAAGCGCAGGAACCAGCCGGCGTTGACGTCGCGCATGATGCCGACATTGACCGAATCGAAGGCACCGGCGGCGGACGAGTGGAAATGCATCGCGAGCACGATGCCGGTGACCAGCTGGCAGACCAGCGCGACACCGGCGAGCACGCCGAAATTCCACCAGTAATTGAGGTTGCGCGGCACCGGATAACCGGCGCCGACGGCGTTGTAGACGAAGCGCGGCAGCGGCAGACGCGAGTCCACCCACTGCATCAGCGGATTCTTCGGCTCATATTGCTTGGCCCAGGGAAAGCTCATCGCGCTATATCCTCACCCAACCACGACGACAGAGTCGGACGTGAAGTTATATTTTGGAACCTCGAGGTTCTTCGGCGCAGGGCCCTGGCGAATGCGGCCGGCGGTATCATAGGCCGAGCCGTGGCACGGGCAGAAATAGCCGCCGAACGGCCCGCGATTCTCGCCCTCGCCCGCGCCCAGCGGCACGCAGCCGAGATGGGTGCAGACGCCCAGCGTGATCAGCCAGTTGGTGTGGCCCTTGGCGGTACGCTGCTCGAGCGTCTGCGGATCGCGCAGGCTCGAGACCGGCACCGCGTCGGCCTCGGCGATCTCCTTCGGCGTGAGATTGCGCACGAACAGCGGCTGCTTGCGGAAGCTCGTCTTGATCGCCATGCCCGGCTCGATCTTCGACACGTCCACCTCGGTGGTGGACTGCGCGAGCACGTCCGCCGAAGGGTTCATCGAATTCACCAGCGGCAGCACTACGACGCCGGCACCAACCGCCGTCACTGAAACGGCGGCAAATTGCAGCCAATCGCGACGCCGGGGATTTTCGAGACCGGCGAGATCGCCTTCACTTGCCATGTTGACCCCTTGCACTTCGAACTTGCCGCGGGAACACGCGGGTAAGACGGACGCAGACACGGGCGCTAAGGCCCCCCTCGTCGCCCTTCGGTGTTCCCCCGAATAGGCTAGCGGGCCTGATAGACGTCGCCGAAGCGCTTCGGCAACAGGGATTTTGAGCGGCTTGTTACGCGGGGGAATAGAACGCTAGGAGCAAGGCCATGCGACTAGCCCTTTTCGAGCCCGATATTGCCGGCAATGTCGGCGCCGTGCTGCGCCTCGGCGCCTGCCTCGGCGCGGCGGTGGACCTGATCGAACCGATGGGATTCGCCTGGAACGACGCCGCCCGCCGGCGCGCGGCGATGGACTATGGCGAGATCGCCGAAGTGGCGCGCCACGCCGATTTCGACGCGTTCGCCGAAAAGCTCAGCGGCCGGCTGGTGCTGTTCAGCACCAAGGGATCGATCCGGCTCGACCAGGCCAGCTTCCAGCCCGGCGACACGCTGATCTTCGGATCGGAGAGCCGCGGCGCGCCCGACCTGGTGCATGATCGCGCGGATTTGATCGTGCGCATACCGCTGCGCGCCGGCTTGCGCTCCTTGAACCTGGCGGTATCGGCGGGCATCGGGCTCGCCGAGGCGCTCCGCCAGACCAAAGGATTTCCGGAATGATCGAGCTCGACGAACAGCAGCAACAGGCAAGGACCTGGTTCGAGAGCCTGCGCGACGCGATCTGCGCCGAATTCGAAGCGATCGAGGCCGAGGCCGGCTCGGACGCGAAGTTCGCCTACACGCCTTGGGACCGCACCGATCCGAGCGGCGCGCCGGGCGGCGGCGGCGTGCGCGGGGTGATCAAGGGCAAAGTGTTCGAGAAGGCGGGGGTCAACGTCTCGACCGTCGGCGGCACCTTCGAGGGCGATTTCGCCAAGACGATCCATGGCGCCGGCGACAACCCCAATTTCTTCGCCACCGGCATCAGCCTGGTCGCGCACATGGCCAATCCGCATGTGCCCGCGGTGCACATGAACACGCGCTTCCTGGTGACCACCAAGCGCTGGTTCGGCGGCGGCGCCGACCTCAATCCGCCGATCCCCTATGCCGAGGACACCGCCGACTTCCACGCGGCGATGCAGGCCGCGTGCGACGCGCATGATCCGCAGCATTATCCGCGCTTCAAGGCCTGGGCCGACGAGTATTTCTACATCCCGCACCGCAAGACGCACCGCGGCGTCGGCGGGATCTTTTACGATCACCTCGAGGGCGCGGGAGACGCCGGCTGGGAGGCGAACTTCGCCTTCACCCAGGATGTCGGCCGCGCCTTCCTCGACATCTTCCCCAAGATCGTCCGGCGGCGGATGGGGATGGCGTTCACCGAGGCCGAGCGCCAGCAGCAGCTCGAATGGCGCGGCCGCTATGCCGAGTTCAACCTGATCTATGACCGGGGGACGTTGTTCGGGCTGAAGACCGGCGGCAATATCGACGCGATCCTGATGAGCCTGCCGCCGGTGACCGCTTGGAGCTGAGATGGGCCTGATCCCGGTCGCCAACGACCAGATCGCCACGGTCGTGACCGCGCTGGAGATGCTGGCGCGGCCGCGGCCCAGGCCCCTGCCCGATTCGGCGCTGCGGCTGATACGCTGGCCCGCGCCCGATCCGGCCAAGTACCGCGCGCTGTTCCGCCGCGTCGGCGAGCCCTGGCTGTGGTTCTCGCGGCTGGTGATGGACGAGGAACGACTGCGCGCGATCGTCCAGGACCCCAAGGTCGACGTCTATGCGGTGGTCGATCGCGGCGGCATCGAAGTCGGCATGCTCGAGCTCGATTTCCGGACCGAGGGCGC includes:
- a CDS encoding MauE/DoxX family redox-associated membrane protein; the encoded protein is MSENAKRATLVRMVMPDHVCPYGLKSKWQLERHGYVVDDRWLTTREATDAFKAEHGVRTTPQTFIDGTRIGGNDDLTRFFGGTVAAPGATSYTPVIALFGMTAALALAASFAVTGSPFTVRAAEWFVSFSMCVLAMLKLQDLEKFSSMFLNYDLLAKRWIPYAYAYPFLEGLAGVLMAAGALTWFAAPLGLAIGGIGAVSVFKAVYVDRRTLKCACVGGSSNVPLGFVSLTENLFMIGMAVWMLARPAGMGQGLGM
- a CDS encoding ectonucleotide pyrophosphatase/phosphodiesterase; protein product: MRWYSKIAAAALAASLPLYWSAPAAAQTAAAAPAAEQRAPVTILVSIDGFRADYLGRGVTPVLTRLATGGATGPMHPSFPSKTFPNHWTIVTGLYPDHHGITANKMEDAARPDETFTMESDDPFWWNAAEPIWVDAEKAGIRAGTMFWPGANVAIGGTRAADWPHTLTGGTRPEDWAQFNQAITGAQRVNGVLDWLRRPAAIRPKLVTLYFDTVDTAGHTYGPDDARTTDAVAEVDRQIGMLVDGLKALGQPANLVIVADHGMAATSGQRTVVATDGLAPDDYHLVEAGPYLSLTPAPGKTAKVEKAMLGKHAHYECWRKAEIPARFHYGTNARIPAIFCLGETGWLVSNKPGKAKESGGNHGFDNMAPEMTALFIANGPAFKPGVLPAFTNVDVYPLLRDLIGLLAKPGVDGSDAVFREVLRR
- a CDS encoding MaoC family dehydratase, producing MLYLEDIEPGMKRSFGRYAVTHEEVLDFAHKYDPQPFHLSDAGAARTHFGRLAASGWHTCAMTMSMLVAQMAVEPEASLGAAGIDELRWLKPVYPGDTLRCETEILEVKPSRSRPDMGSLRSQMTTFNQHDEPVLRFVALALMRRRPEAD
- a CDS encoding adenine phosphoribosyltransferase, with product MAANDDIRARIRTIPDFPKPGILFRDITTLLLDAEGLKLSIDRMAEAVQGEIDLVAGIEARGFLFGAALAVKLGAGMLLIRKDGKLPGATIAEDYALEYGTDRIAIHADACAPGARVLLIDDLIATGGTARAAVRLLRKAGAEVTQAAFVIDLPDLGGADALRSDGIDVHALVAFEGH
- a CDS encoding cytochrome c1; the encoded protein is MNSLVIKSIKFLVGAVFVGIFLWALLWTVVGLIQEPPAATAEHMIHKHPKELSLASDGPLGKFDRQQLQRGFKVYQDVCSQCHSLNLVSFRNLKDLGYTDAEVKKIAKDFGANHAKTPVFDEKGGTWGDRDNTPADRFPKIYYAGTGTPPDLSLITKARHEGPAYVYSLLTGYDEKPSAAAVAKFPEFAKTPDGMHFNPYFANLNIAMPPPLTADGQVQYSDGTRATKEQMAKDVAAFLVWTAEPTMESRHAAGLAVLGFLILGTILTFGAYRSVWAGVKH
- a CDS encoding cytochrome b/b6, encoding MSFPWAKQYEPKNPLMQWVDSRLPLPRFVYNAVGAGYPVPRNLNYWWNFGVLAGVALVCQLVTGIVLAMHFHSSAAGAFDSVNVGIMRDVNAGWFLRFAHANGASMFFIVVYVHMFRGLYYGSYKAPREMVWLLGVVIFLLLMATAFMGYVLPWGQMSFWGAQVITGFFSAIPVVGDWIRIWLLGGYAPDDAALNRFFSLHYLLPFVVAGAVILHIWALHIPGSSNPTGVEVKGEQDTVPFHPYYTAKDGLGVFVFMILFSVLIFFAPDYLGHPDNYIPANPLSTPAHIVPEWYFWPFYAILRACTSNFILPAKLWGVLAMFGSILILFFLPWLDKSPVRSGSYRPAYKIAFWVLVVDVLVLGYCGGSPAEPLYVILSQIGAAYYFAHFLIIVPLISHYETPKPLPNSITEAVLAKTGA
- the petA gene encoding ubiquinol-cytochrome c reductase iron-sulfur subunit, whose protein sequence is MASEGDLAGLENPRRRDWLQFAAVSVTAVGAGVVVLPLVNSMNPSADVLAQSTTEVDVSKIEPGMAIKTSFRKQPLFVRNLTPKEIAEADAVPVSSLRDPQTLEQRTAKGHTNWLITLGVCTHLGCVPLGAGEGENRGPFGGYFCPCHGSAYDTAGRIRQGPAPKNLEVPKYNFTSDSVVVVG
- a CDS encoding tRNA (cytidine(34)-2'-O)-methyltransferase, translated to MRLALFEPDIAGNVGAVLRLGACLGAAVDLIEPMGFAWNDAARRRAAMDYGEIAEVARHADFDAFAEKLSGRLVLFSTKGSIRLDQASFQPGDTLIFGSESRGAPDLVHDRADLIVRIPLRAGLRSLNLAVSAGIGLAEALRQTKGFPE
- the hemF gene encoding oxygen-dependent coproporphyrinogen oxidase, which encodes MIELDEQQQQARTWFESLRDAICAEFEAIEAEAGSDAKFAYTPWDRTDPSGAPGGGGVRGVIKGKVFEKAGVNVSTVGGTFEGDFAKTIHGAGDNPNFFATGISLVAHMANPHVPAVHMNTRFLVTTKRWFGGGADLNPPIPYAEDTADFHAAMQAACDAHDPQHYPRFKAWADEYFYIPHRKTHRGVGGIFYDHLEGAGDAGWEANFAFTQDVGRAFLDIFPKIVRRRMGMAFTEAERQQQLEWRGRYAEFNLIYDRGTLFGLKTGGNIDAILMSLPPVTAWS
- a CDS encoding GNAT family N-acetyltransferase, producing MGLIPVANDQIATVVTALEMLARPRPRPLPDSALRLIRWPAPDPAKYRALFRRVGEPWLWFSRLVMDEERLRAIVQDPKVDVYAVVDRGGIEVGMLELDFRTEGACELGFVGLIPELAGKGHGSWLMAHALMLAWQPEVRRVWVHTCTLDHPRALGFYRKHGFVPYKRTVETFADPRLAGVLAPDAAPQIPYLGALSR